A single Branchiostoma floridae strain S238N-H82 chromosome 11, Bfl_VNyyK, whole genome shotgun sequence DNA region contains:
- the LOC118426711 gene encoding M-phase phosphoprotein 9-like isoform X3, with product MAAATDAKPPFDGDLTTDSGFLSQNPLTTTQLDVTVEGLKEEENSSVTTPANTAGDVVTTENGDPGIEDLKSSNGNAGLKDTNTKTTSHLHGESLQTEAPGTEDQNSTQQEDSGLVEMASRASSDTISQTGSEPKEDVTLQQDGGLGKTEGQKSLPEDVGKTRSPRLSGSPWDNRTSPLSFDQHSPVTPWPLETMSVYVDKMSEYEGEGRRRMLEERWLQLFQEMELRHQEHMLAQQEAHQRQIRHIQVQIEREMLHHQLRQDRRIDSGGKNSSGIGSSRGSPAKEEQFVIKPIAENRARQSSSATDIADSLENVSRQTSRIEDNSPESVGYNKSTPFPQQSVPQMQVTDATDEDEDFPSVSTTNTPKAKEHKSNGLHGQSEVIAAQWPLREPPKDTQLTKPLTTWSKRQQSVQQKSRDDPKPPTDSIKARNEEEEVNKFYPSVPYSRYPAHDAQILKIGENGSITEEFVPAGPVESVSPSTTVCSGFSYWKMDENELYQKLPDDLTLNEVSVELSPPRGVVPSQPLPERHARSQGTEGQRQPPSQGQLPPDPMKVAQMTPGTKLKTELRDRHEKMKAYMADVDMTSDPTGTTKDPSLTEDPVVASNIRVNLREKHARHMADLRAYYEEEITELHSQLERANNQSPYKRLEDGNKRLRERCEHLEETLQSANGRIQDLEDTVQSMEPKQRSPPSPITAQNSSPVEHIMSENERLRQKVAELEKALADANRHAGELESTLSSLEKSQAQLQSLNSVTSSPMYAELLQANNRLKSRCQQAEEQAQQSHVRIHNLESQLHSLQGKLTEWSDHYENTTRTVEVLQDSLEQTRRQSSMDTDTVLKLETRNRQLEREMQETLKVVEEYGALGREHQSTKAALKESEDKLFDARSEVVEMKRAIGKLEVQLKQVEHENNLMREKGLSPTVTLAEIQQSLSQSGGRFSSPTARRRWLAPSTQHNVFTGEPLDRSPSYIHTAPQETAQEAEAERPLSPIIQAAIELDRRKHDTAQQRSPKRYGSDETSSETLDSEDGRRTYREPRYSPKRARPGTPKKNQQTQTPPKTGQGRVTDRLSGKQNRSPKKSLSPKFHSLDKENDREARFDVEVPTRDNGASLRRNLHFTPPATQRMSVDPRVASAVEAVKSGTVTSRPQWENKRTTLAAEKKTPKGPSPVRPPYDTDDAMRERMAKVRDVEMRFDELNEEKRQLESSLSRIPSSGPRLTRQMKLDQEALEDRLDKVVKELGSVRMTLRRYNVLRS from the exons ATGGCAGCTGCTACAGATGCTAAACCACCGTTCGACGGCGATCTAACCACTGACAGTGGCTTTCTCTCACAAAATCCGCTCACAACTACACAACTGGACGTTACGGTTGAAGGGCTGAAAGAGGAAGAAAACTCCTCGGTAACAACGCCTGCAAATACAGCTGGTGATGTCGTTACCACAGAGAATGGGGATCCAGGGATTGAAGATCTTAAGAGTTCTAACGGCAATGCAGGTCTTAAGGACACCAACACAAAGACCACAAGCCATTTGCATGGTGAAAGTTTGCAGACAGAAGCTCCAGGCACTGAGGACCAAAACTCAACACAACAGGAAGACAGTGGACTGGTGGAAATGGCAAGCAGGGCCAGCAGTGACACAATCTCACAGACAGGAAGTGAACCTAAGGAGGATGTAACGTTGCAACAAGATGGAGGGCTTGGGAAAACGGAAGGTCAGAAGTCGCTTCCTGAAGACGTTGGTAAAACAAGAAGCCCAAGATTATCCGGTAGCCCTTGGGACAACAGGACAAGTCCGTTAAGTTTTGATCAACATTCTCCTGTCACTCCGTGGCCGCTGGAAACCATGAGCGTTTACGTAGACAAGATGAGTGAATATGAAGGGGAGGGGAGGAGAAGGATGCTGGAAGAGCGGTGGCTGCAGCTGTTCCAAGAAATGGAGCTGCGCCACCAGGAACACATGCTGGCTCAGCAAGAAGCACATCAGCGACAGATCCGACACATTCAAGTTCAGATTGAGCGAGAAATGCTTCACCACCAGTTGAGGCAGGATAGGCGGATTGACAGCGGCGGGAAAAACAGTTCTGGGATTGGGTCTTCACGCGGGAGCCCCGCAAAGGAAGAGCAATTTGTGATCAAGCCTATCGCAGAAAACCGAGCCAGACAAAGCAGTAGTGCCACAGATATTGCAGACAGCTTAGAAAATGTTTCAAGGCAGACAAGTAGAATAGAAGATAACAGTCCAGAATCAGTCGGATACAACAAAAGTACACCTTTCCCCCAACAAAGTGTACCACAGATGCAGGTTACTGATGCTACTGACGAAGATGAAGATTTTCCCAGTGTTTCTACTACCAACACACCCAAAGCGAAGGAGCATAAATCAAATGGACTACATGGTCAGAGTGAGGTTATTGCGGCACAGTGGCCATTGCGTGAGCCCCCAAAAGACACTCAACTCACGAAACCGTTAACAACTTGGTCAAAGAGGCAACAATCTGTTCAACAGAAATCAAGAGACGATCCAAAACCACCAACTGATTCCATTAAAGCAAGAAACGAAGAGGAAGAGGTAAACAAGTTTTATCCAAGTGTGCCGTATAGTCGATACCCAGCTCACGATGCACAGATTCTAAAGATAGGAGAGAACGGTTCTATAACGGAAGAGTTTGTGCCAGCGGGGCCAGTGGAGAGTGTAAGTCCATCTACAACAGTGTGCTCGGGATTCTCGTACTGGAAGATGGATGAAAATGAGTTGTACCAGAAGCTGCCGGATGATCTGACGTTAAACGAGGTGTCGGTAGAGTTGTCACCTCCACGAGGGGTAGTGCCATCCCAGCCACTTCCTGAAAGGCACGCTCGTTCCCAGGGCACTGAGGGCCAAAGACAACCTCCTTCCCAGGGTCAACTGCCACCTGATCCAATGAAAGTTGCACAGATGACTCCAG GTACAAAGTTGAAGACTGAGCTTCGAGATAGGCATGAAAAAATGAAGGCTTACATGGCGGACGTGgatatgacctctgaccccacaGGAACAACCAAAGATCCCTCCCTTACTGAGGATCCAGTGGTCGCATCAAA TATTCGTGTTAACTTGCGCGAGAAGCATGCCCGCCACATGGCAGACCTACGGGCGTACTACGAGGAAGAGATCACAGAACTCCACAGCCAGCTGGAGAGAGCCAATAACCAGTCTCCTTACAAGAGACTGGAGGATGGGAACAAGAGGCTGAGGGAGAGGTGTGAACACCTGGAGGAGACCTTACAGTCAGCCAATGG TCGAATCCAGGACCTAGAGGACACAGTACAGTCTATGGAGCCCAAACAGcgctcgcccccctccccaattacAGCACAAAACTCCAGTCCAGTTGAACACATCATGAGTGAAAATGAGCGACTGAGACAGAAGGTTGCAGAGTTGGAAAAGGCCTTAGCCGATGCCAACAG ACATGCTGGAGAGTTGGAGTCCACTCTGTCATCACTGGAGAAGTCTCAGGCCCAGCTTCAGAGCCTGAACAGTGTTACCTCCTCCCCCATGTATGCTGAACTGTTACAGGCCAACAACAGGCTCAAGTCCAGGTGTCAACAGGCAGAGGAACAGGCACAACAGTCTCATGT CCGTATCCACAATTTGGAAAGCCAACTTCATAGTCTCCAAGGAAAGTTG ACAGAGTGGTCAGACCATTACGAGAACACGACACGTACCGTGGAGGTTCTTCAGGACAGCCTGGAGCAGACGAGACGACAGTCGTCGATGGACACTGACACTGTCCTCAAACTGGAGACCCGTAACAGGCAGCTAGAGAGGGAGATGCAAGAAACACTGAAG GTTGTAGAAGAATATGGAGCCTTGGGCAGAGAACACCAGAGCACCAAG GCTGCTTTAAAGGAGTCAGAAGACAAGCTGTTTGATGCAAGGTCAGAGGTGGTGGAAATGAAGAG GGCAATAGGAAAGCTGGAGGTTCAGTTGAAGCAGGTTGAACATGAGAACAACCTGATGAGGGAGAAGGGCCTTTCTCCAACAGTCAC ACTTGCAGAAATCCAGCAGAGCCTGAGTCAGTCGGGAGGGCGGTTCTCCTCCCCCACCGCCCGCCGCAGGTGGTTGGCTCCGAGCACCCAGCACAACGTGTTCACAGGCGAGCCACTGGACCGCAGTCCCTCCTACATACACACTGCTCCACAGGAAACTGCACAGGAG GCAGAAGCAGAGCGCCCCCTATCCCCAATCATCCAAGCTGCAATAGAGCTGGACAGGAGGAAACATGACACTGCACAACAGAGATCTCCTAAACGGTATGGCAGCGATGAGACCTCTAGCGAAACACTGGACTCAGAGGATGGGAGAAGAACATATAG GGAACCGAGATACTCACCAAAGAGAGCTCGGCCAGGAACTCCTAAGAAAAACCAACAAACACAGACCCCACCCAAAACTGGACAGGGCAGAGTCACCGACAGACTCTCTGGAAAG caGAATAGAAGCCCAAAGAAAAGTCTGTCTCCCAAGTTCCATTCTTTGGACAAAGAGAATGACAGAGAAGCCAGATTTGATGTAGAAGTTCCCACCAGAGACAATGGAGCATCACTACGGAGAAACCTCCACTTTACTCCTCCAGCCACACAAC GCATGTCGGTGGACCCTCGCGT
- the LOC118426711 gene encoding M-phase phosphoprotein 9-like isoform X2: protein MAAATDAKPPFDGDLTTDSGFLSQNPLTTTQLDVTVEGLKEEENSSVTTPANTAGDVVTTENGDPGIEDLKSSNGNAGLKDTNTKTTSHLHGESLQTEAPGTEDQNSTQQEDSGLVEMASRASSDTISQTGSEPKEDVTLQQDGGLGKTEGQKSLPEDVGKTRSPRLSGSPWDNRTSPLSFDQHSPVTPWPLETMSVYVDKMSEYEGEGRRRMLEERWLQLFQEMELRHQEHMLAQQEAHQRQIRHIQVQIEREMLHHQLRQDRRIDSGGKNSSGIGSSRGSPAKEEQFVIKPIAENRARQSSSATDIADSLENVSRQTSRIEDNSPESVGYNKSTPFPQQSVPQMQVTDATDEDEDFPSVSTTNTPKAKEHKSNGLHGQSEVIAAQWPLREPPKDTQLTKPLTTWSKRQQSVQQKSRDDPKPPTDSIKARNEEEEVNKFYPSVPYSRYPAHDAQILKIGENGSITEEFVPAGPVESVSPSTTVCSGFSYWKMDENELYQKLPDDLTLNEVSVELSPPRGVVPSQPLPERHARSQGTEGQRQPPSQGQLPPDPMKVAQMTPGTKLKTELRDRHEKMKAYMADVDMTSDPTGTTKDPSLTEDPVVASNIRVNLREKHARHMADLRAYYEEEITELHSQLERANNQSPYKRLEDGNKRLRERCEHLEETLQSANGRIQDLEDTVQSMEPKQRSPPSPITAQNSSPVEHIMSENERLRQKVAELEKALADANRHAGELESTLSSLEKSQAQLQSLNSVTSSPMYAELLQANNRLKSRCQQAEEQAQQSHVRIHNLESQLHSLQGKLTEWSDHYENTTRTVEVLQDSLEQTRRQSSMDTDTVLKLETRNRQLEREMQETLKADAMRASAIEIEQNLMKKVVEEYGALGREHQSTKAALKESEDKLFDARSEVVEMKRAIGKLEVQLKQVEHENNLMREKGLSPTVTLAEIQQSLSQSGGRFSSPTARRRWLAPSTQHNVFTGEPLDRSPSYIHTAPQETAQEAEAERPLSPIIQAAIELDRRKHDTAQQRSPKRYGSDETSSETLDSEDGRRTYREPRYSPKRARPGTPKKNQQTQTPPKTGQGRVTDRLSGKNRSPKKSLSPKFHSLDKENDREARFDVEVPTRDNGASLRRNLHFTPPATQRMSVDPRVASAVEAVKSGTVTSRPQWENKRTTLAAEKKTPKGPSPVRPPYDTDDAMRERMAKVRDVEMRFDELNEEKRQLESSLSRIPSSGPRLTRQMKLDQEALEDRLDKVVKELGSVRMTLRRYNVLRS from the exons ATGGCAGCTGCTACAGATGCTAAACCACCGTTCGACGGCGATCTAACCACTGACAGTGGCTTTCTCTCACAAAATCCGCTCACAACTACACAACTGGACGTTACGGTTGAAGGGCTGAAAGAGGAAGAAAACTCCTCGGTAACAACGCCTGCAAATACAGCTGGTGATGTCGTTACCACAGAGAATGGGGATCCAGGGATTGAAGATCTTAAGAGTTCTAACGGCAATGCAGGTCTTAAGGACACCAACACAAAGACCACAAGCCATTTGCATGGTGAAAGTTTGCAGACAGAAGCTCCAGGCACTGAGGACCAAAACTCAACACAACAGGAAGACAGTGGACTGGTGGAAATGGCAAGCAGGGCCAGCAGTGACACAATCTCACAGACAGGAAGTGAACCTAAGGAGGATGTAACGTTGCAACAAGATGGAGGGCTTGGGAAAACGGAAGGTCAGAAGTCGCTTCCTGAAGACGTTGGTAAAACAAGAAGCCCAAGATTATCCGGTAGCCCTTGGGACAACAGGACAAGTCCGTTAAGTTTTGATCAACATTCTCCTGTCACTCCGTGGCCGCTGGAAACCATGAGCGTTTACGTAGACAAGATGAGTGAATATGAAGGGGAGGGGAGGAGAAGGATGCTGGAAGAGCGGTGGCTGCAGCTGTTCCAAGAAATGGAGCTGCGCCACCAGGAACACATGCTGGCTCAGCAAGAAGCACATCAGCGACAGATCCGACACATTCAAGTTCAGATTGAGCGAGAAATGCTTCACCACCAGTTGAGGCAGGATAGGCGGATTGACAGCGGCGGGAAAAACAGTTCTGGGATTGGGTCTTCACGCGGGAGCCCCGCAAAGGAAGAGCAATTTGTGATCAAGCCTATCGCAGAAAACCGAGCCAGACAAAGCAGTAGTGCCACAGATATTGCAGACAGCTTAGAAAATGTTTCAAGGCAGACAAGTAGAATAGAAGATAACAGTCCAGAATCAGTCGGATACAACAAAAGTACACCTTTCCCCCAACAAAGTGTACCACAGATGCAGGTTACTGATGCTACTGACGAAGATGAAGATTTTCCCAGTGTTTCTACTACCAACACACCCAAAGCGAAGGAGCATAAATCAAATGGACTACATGGTCAGAGTGAGGTTATTGCGGCACAGTGGCCATTGCGTGAGCCCCCAAAAGACACTCAACTCACGAAACCGTTAACAACTTGGTCAAAGAGGCAACAATCTGTTCAACAGAAATCAAGAGACGATCCAAAACCACCAACTGATTCCATTAAAGCAAGAAACGAAGAGGAAGAGGTAAACAAGTTTTATCCAAGTGTGCCGTATAGTCGATACCCAGCTCACGATGCACAGATTCTAAAGATAGGAGAGAACGGTTCTATAACGGAAGAGTTTGTGCCAGCGGGGCCAGTGGAGAGTGTAAGTCCATCTACAACAGTGTGCTCGGGATTCTCGTACTGGAAGATGGATGAAAATGAGTTGTACCAGAAGCTGCCGGATGATCTGACGTTAAACGAGGTGTCGGTAGAGTTGTCACCTCCACGAGGGGTAGTGCCATCCCAGCCACTTCCTGAAAGGCACGCTCGTTCCCAGGGCACTGAGGGCCAAAGACAACCTCCTTCCCAGGGTCAACTGCCACCTGATCCAATGAAAGTTGCACAGATGACTCCAG GTACAAAGTTGAAGACTGAGCTTCGAGATAGGCATGAAAAAATGAAGGCTTACATGGCGGACGTGgatatgacctctgaccccacaGGAACAACCAAAGATCCCTCCCTTACTGAGGATCCAGTGGTCGCATCAAA TATTCGTGTTAACTTGCGCGAGAAGCATGCCCGCCACATGGCAGACCTACGGGCGTACTACGAGGAAGAGATCACAGAACTCCACAGCCAGCTGGAGAGAGCCAATAACCAGTCTCCTTACAAGAGACTGGAGGATGGGAACAAGAGGCTGAGGGAGAGGTGTGAACACCTGGAGGAGACCTTACAGTCAGCCAATGG TCGAATCCAGGACCTAGAGGACACAGTACAGTCTATGGAGCCCAAACAGcgctcgcccccctccccaattacAGCACAAAACTCCAGTCCAGTTGAACACATCATGAGTGAAAATGAGCGACTGAGACAGAAGGTTGCAGAGTTGGAAAAGGCCTTAGCCGATGCCAACAG ACATGCTGGAGAGTTGGAGTCCACTCTGTCATCACTGGAGAAGTCTCAGGCCCAGCTTCAGAGCCTGAACAGTGTTACCTCCTCCCCCATGTATGCTGAACTGTTACAGGCCAACAACAGGCTCAAGTCCAGGTGTCAACAGGCAGAGGAACAGGCACAACAGTCTCATGT CCGTATCCACAATTTGGAAAGCCAACTTCATAGTCTCCAAGGAAAGTTG ACAGAGTGGTCAGACCATTACGAGAACACGACACGTACCGTGGAGGTTCTTCAGGACAGCCTGGAGCAGACGAGACGACAGTCGTCGATGGACACTGACACTGTCCTCAAACTGGAGACCCGTAACAGGCAGCTAGAGAGGGAGATGCAAGAAACACTGAAG GCTGATGCTATGAGAGCATCTGCAATTGAGATTGAGCAAAACCTAATGAAGAAG GTTGTAGAAGAATATGGAGCCTTGGGCAGAGAACACCAGAGCACCAAG GCTGCTTTAAAGGAGTCAGAAGACAAGCTGTTTGATGCAAGGTCAGAGGTGGTGGAAATGAAGAG GGCAATAGGAAAGCTGGAGGTTCAGTTGAAGCAGGTTGAACATGAGAACAACCTGATGAGGGAGAAGGGCCTTTCTCCAACAGTCAC ACTTGCAGAAATCCAGCAGAGCCTGAGTCAGTCGGGAGGGCGGTTCTCCTCCCCCACCGCCCGCCGCAGGTGGTTGGCTCCGAGCACCCAGCACAACGTGTTCACAGGCGAGCCACTGGACCGCAGTCCCTCCTACATACACACTGCTCCACAGGAAACTGCACAGGAG GCAGAAGCAGAGCGCCCCCTATCCCCAATCATCCAAGCTGCAATAGAGCTGGACAGGAGGAAACATGACACTGCACAACAGAGATCTCCTAAACGGTATGGCAGCGATGAGACCTCTAGCGAAACACTGGACTCAGAGGATGGGAGAAGAACATATAG GGAACCGAGATACTCACCAAAGAGAGCTCGGCCAGGAACTCCTAAGAAAAACCAACAAACACAGACCCCACCCAAAACTGGACAGGGCAGAGTCACCGACAGACTCTCTGGAAAG AATAGAAGCCCAAAGAAAAGTCTGTCTCCCAAGTTCCATTCTTTGGACAAAGAGAATGACAGAGAAGCCAGATTTGATGTAGAAGTTCCCACCAGAGACAATGGAGCATCACTACGGAGAAACCTCCACTTTACTCCTCCAGCCACACAAC GCATGTCGGTGGACCCTCGCGT